A window of the Mucilaginibacter sp. cycad4 genome harbors these coding sequences:
- a CDS encoding outer membrane beta-barrel family protein: MKRFYILIALFCFALSARAQFGVGGGGATTTGRISGTIIDSLTKKPMDYASVGLYRSGGKSPITGVVTDDKGNFKLDNIKPGVYKLAISFIGYPTKYIDQVTTTPSKPDAKLGQVLLAPSSHALKEVSVVGQAALIENKIDKIVYNAEKDLTAAGGNATDVLQKVPLVAVDLNGNVSIRGDQNVRVLINGKPSGATSASLSDVLKTIPADQIKSIEVVTSPSAKYDAEGSAGILNIITKQKNVSGISGSISGGVGTRQNNGNANINYNHNRLSLSANVGGNATWPQTSLTSSDQDFFFNDPTQHRSQTSTGTSRVKRHGIIGSASAGYDFNAFNNLRTSIRLNQGGFDPNSKTDYTRTYYYDPTLNNAYQSNNIGHNSFGGFDWNVDYTHKFKKEGHELSLSTQWSHSKIVTDYTTYFFNTDEFQNLKNNIDGKNNEYTIQADYVLPINKVLKLEAGGKNIIRRIKSVSDYFNPGGDSFVYDPVNSNKYNYNQTVWAGYSVLTVTLPKGYSILAGARLENTDIHGEPINDLQSLQPFDQNYNTFIPSLTLQKALTPTQTIKLAYSKRITRPSLQFLNPFVNKSNITAQTVGNPLLAPEVSQTVELGYNTFIKSSVINLSAYYKHTTGLIEGLVTNLPEDQEGTITTYQNIGTNNSIGASFFGSVTPFKILTIRGSINAYTYKPTAINQLTHEQTQTSTYFQYNAFLSAQVTLPSGFIAESFAVQNSARRTIQGSNPSFSIFGVGVKKQFMQKKASIGINAIEPFSTYKNFNTDLKTPTFTQSSKFAFPFRSFGVTFSYSFGKLSFSNPQQQKKGINNDDMKQGDQGAGGSPTGGR; this comes from the coding sequence ATGAAACGTTTTTACATACTTATTGCATTGTTCTGCTTCGCGTTATCGGCCCGGGCCCAGTTTGGTGTGGGGGGCGGGGGAGCTACCACAACCGGCAGAATATCAGGCACTATCATTGACTCACTTACCAAAAAACCAATGGACTATGCTTCGGTTGGTTTATATCGCAGCGGAGGCAAATCGCCAATTACCGGTGTTGTAACTGATGATAAGGGTAACTTTAAATTAGACAATATAAAGCCGGGCGTATATAAGCTGGCTATCTCATTTATTGGTTATCCAACTAAATATATCGATCAGGTAACCACTACCCCATCAAAACCCGATGCTAAACTTGGCCAGGTACTATTGGCCCCAAGCTCACACGCGCTTAAAGAAGTTTCCGTAGTTGGCCAGGCCGCATTAATCGAAAATAAGATCGATAAGATAGTTTATAACGCGGAGAAAGATCTTACTGCTGCTGGCGGTAACGCTACCGATGTGTTACAAAAAGTGCCTTTGGTTGCCGTCGACCTTAACGGTAACGTATCTATTCGCGGTGACCAGAATGTACGCGTATTGATCAATGGCAAGCCATCCGGCGCTACATCGGCCAGCTTATCAGATGTGTTAAAAACCATCCCTGCCGATCAGATCAAGAGCATCGAGGTGGTAACTTCGCCATCGGCAAAATATGATGCCGAAGGTTCGGCCGGTATTTTGAACATTATCACCAAGCAAAAAAATGTTTCGGGTATCAGCGGCTCAATCAGCGGTGGTGTTGGTACACGTCAAAACAACGGCAACGCCAATATCAACTACAACCACAACAGGTTAAGCTTATCGGCAAACGTAGGTGGTAATGCTACATGGCCGCAAACATCCCTTACATCAAGCGATCAGGACTTTTTCTTTAACGACCCAACGCAGCACCGTTCACAAACTTCAACAGGTACCAGCCGTGTTAAACGCCATGGTATCATTGGTTCAGCATCGGCCGGGTATGATTTTAACGCGTTTAACAATTTGCGTACGTCAATCCGTTTAAACCAGGGCGGTTTTGATCCTAACAGCAAAACCGACTATACCCGTACTTATTATTATGATCCAACGCTTAATAACGCTTATCAAAGCAATAATATAGGACATAACTCATTTGGCGGCTTTGACTGGAATGTTGATTATACGCACAAGTTTAAAAAAGAAGGCCATGAGTTAAGCTTATCTACCCAATGGAGCCACAGCAAAATTGTGACAGATTACACCACCTATTTTTTCAATACCGATGAATTTCAAAACCTGAAGAATAATATCGACGGAAAGAATAATGAGTACACCATACAGGCCGATTACGTTTTGCCAATTAACAAAGTACTGAAGCTGGAAGCCGGCGGTAAAAACATTATCCGGAGGATAAAAAGCGTTTCGGATTATTTCAATCCCGGCGGTGATAGTTTTGTTTATGACCCTGTAAATTCAAATAAATATAACTATAATCAAACTGTTTGGGCCGGTTACTCGGTATTAACGGTTACCCTGCCTAAAGGTTATTCAATACTTGCCGGTGCAAGGCTCGAAAATACCGATATCCATGGTGAACCGATAAACGATTTACAGAGCCTGCAACCGTTTGATCAAAACTATAATACTTTTATACCAAGCTTAACCTTGCAAAAAGCGCTTACCCCAACCCAAACCATCAAACTGGCATACAGTAAACGTATAACAAGGCCAAGCCTGCAATTTTTGAACCCGTTTGTGAACAAGAGCAATATTACTGCACAAACAGTAGGTAACCCGTTACTTGCGCCCGAGGTTTCACAAACTGTTGAATTAGGCTATAACACATTCATTAAATCGTCGGTAATTAACTTATCGGCATATTATAAACATACAACAGGTTTAATTGAAGGTTTAGTAACTAACCTGCCCGAAGACCAGGAGGGTACCATAACTACCTATCAAAACATAGGTACTAACAACTCTATAGGTGCAAGTTTCTTCGGTTCGGTTACTCCGTTTAAAATCCTGACCATTCGCGGTAGTATCAACGCTTATACTTATAAGCCAACTGCTATTAACCAGTTAACTCATGAGCAAACACAAACCTCAACCTATTTTCAGTACAATGCGTTTTTGAGCGCCCAGGTTACTTTGCCAAGTGGTTTTATTGCCGAGAGCTTTGCAGTTCAAAACTCGGCACGCCGTACCATCCAGGGTTCAAACCCATCGTTCAGCATATTTGGTGTGGGAGTTAAAAAACAATTCATGCAGAAGAAAGCTTCTATCGGTATTAACGCCATTGAGCCGTTCAGTACCTATAAAAACTTCAATACCGATTTAAAAACGCCAACATTTACACAAAGCAGCAAATTTGCGTTCCCATTCCGTTCGTTTGGTGTAACGTTTAGCTACAGCTTCGGTAAATTAAGTTTCAGCAACCCGCAACAGCAAAAAAAAGGCATCAACAATGATGACATGAAACAAGGCGACCAGGGTGCCGGCGGTTCACCTACAGGAGGCCGATAG
- a CDS encoding DNA mismatch repair protein MutS: MEQTIINDYTQRASLAATEAAKHKKLANTYSLLRLGIFAMVAITIAFAIHFDNFSIIAIAFVLLVFAFAWLVARQSTFEKQKQYYDDLQQVNENEIASIQTHGNIYNNGARYGNDKHFYTSDLDIYGNASLYQLINRAATTPGNNKLAGWLNAPACKQAVLQRQEAVKEIAAKNSWKLDLQTRLIFAIKQDVNQLKNLFRYLHIPLDMPGEKWLAAYTKIAPYLFTALLVVAYFYSPAKLAAIVVGLFNMGVVFSKAAYIRKADLIAGKIGDTLANYAGVFKCIEDQQWQATYSSVLAQQLKTDKTSAKIKELGELINKLNYHLNLLIGFVLNLFFLWDIRQIIAIENWKRQNQDSLEAAFDVIAEFESLLSLAGLAVNYPDWSFPVIDDRPGYTLTANAIAHPLIDAAKRIENDYELDDTFKVDIITGSNMAGKSTFLRTVGINTVLALSGAPVCAKSMQVSVITMISYMRIKDSLNESTSTFKAELDRLQMLLAAVENEPKVFFLIDEMLRGTNSVDKYLGSKAVIEQLIRKNAVGMVATHDLQIAQLETKYPDYVRNFYFDIQVVNGEMLFDYKIKHGECKTFNASLLLRQIGIEVGEE; encoded by the coding sequence ATGGAACAAACAATTATAAACGATTATACCCAAAGAGCAAGCCTCGCCGCCACCGAAGCCGCCAAACATAAAAAGCTCGCCAATACCTATTCGCTGCTGAGGCTTGGCATTTTTGCCATGGTGGCTATAACTATAGCCTTCGCCATTCATTTCGACAATTTCAGCATTATTGCTATAGCCTTTGTACTGCTGGTTTTTGCCTTTGCCTGGCTGGTAGCCCGCCAAAGTACTTTTGAAAAGCAGAAACAGTATTATGACGACCTGCAACAGGTGAATGAAAACGAAATAGCCAGTATCCAAACCCACGGCAATATCTACAACAATGGCGCACGCTATGGCAACGATAAACACTTTTATACTTCCGACCTGGACATTTACGGTAATGCATCCTTGTATCAGCTCATTAACCGTGCAGCTACCACACCGGGTAATAATAAACTGGCCGGCTGGCTTAATGCCCCGGCATGCAAACAAGCCGTATTGCAAAGGCAGGAAGCCGTTAAAGAAATAGCCGCCAAAAACAGCTGGAAGCTCGATCTGCAAACCCGGCTCATTTTTGCCATAAAGCAGGATGTGAACCAGCTTAAAAACCTGTTCAGATACCTGCACATCCCGCTTGATATGCCCGGCGAAAAATGGCTTGCCGCTTATACCAAAATAGCTCCTTACCTGTTTACGGCATTGTTGGTAGTTGCTTATTTTTATTCCCCGGCAAAACTTGCGGCCATTGTGGTTGGCTTGTTTAATATGGGTGTGGTGTTTTCAAAAGCAGCCTACATCCGCAAAGCCGATCTTATTGCCGGTAAAATTGGCGATACTTTAGCCAACTATGCCGGTGTATTTAAGTGTATCGAAGACCAGCAATGGCAGGCTACCTATAGCAGTGTATTAGCACAACAGCTAAAAACGGATAAAACATCAGCCAAAATAAAAGAACTGGGGGAGTTGATCAACAAGCTTAATTATCATCTTAACCTATTGATTGGCTTTGTACTCAACTTGTTTTTTTTGTGGGATATCCGCCAGATCATCGCCATCGAAAACTGGAAACGGCAAAACCAGGACAGCCTTGAAGCCGCTTTTGATGTCATCGCCGAATTTGAATCACTCCTGAGCCTGGCGGGTTTAGCCGTAAACTACCCGGATTGGAGTTTTCCTGTAATTGACGACAGGCCCGGCTATACCCTTACTGCCAATGCCATCGCCCATCCGCTTATTGATGCCGCTAAGCGCATCGAAAATGATTACGAGCTGGATGATACTTTTAAAGTTGATATCATCACCGGATCAAATATGGCCGGTAAGAGTACTTTTTTGCGTACGGTGGGTATTAATACCGTGCTGGCCTTAAGCGGTGCACCTGTTTGCGCCAAAAGTATGCAGGTTTCGGTGATCACCATGATCAGCTACATGCGCATTAAAGATTCGCTCAATGAAAGTACTTCAACCTTTAAAGCCGAGCTCGACCGCCTGCAAATGCTGCTGGCTGCCGTTGAAAATGAGCCGAAAGTATTTTTCCTGATAGATGAAATGCTGCGGGGTACCAATTCGGTTGATAAATACCTCGGCTCAAAGGCGGTTATCGAGCAACTCATCCGCAAAAATGCAGTGGGTATGGTAGCTACTCACGATTTGCAGATAGCTCAGCTCGAAACCAAATATCCTGATTACGTACGTAACTTTTATTTTGATATCCAGGTAGTGAACGGCGAAATGCTGTTTGATTACAAGATCAAACATGGCGAGTGTAAAACTTTTAATGCCTCGTTGTTGCTTAGGCAGATAGGGATTGAGGTAGGGGAAGAGTAA
- a CDS encoding DUF4249 family protein, translated as MEIKTHIRYICLALIAGCLMMASACKKNSSDTDAVNKPVVEAYLVAGQPLSLKVYQQKDLTDTATYGSAITGLTINVSNGIQTVKLTEGTNGTYTYADASFITAGKTYSMQFTYNNSNVSASTVMPGKPIGFKLTDTVFHEPNTLDQAYNDKVRATITWTNPDSLQHMLLFKNTDSNPFEIIAVRNNRNPSFEINTERASTYSITQTTFKYYGAYKVILLRVNDEYINILTSNTRGSSQNLVNTPTNVVNGLGIFTAMQADTLNLKVTTE; from the coding sequence ATGGAAATAAAAACACACATACGATATATATGCCTCGCATTAATAGCCGGCTGCCTGATGATGGCATCGGCCTGCAAAAAAAACTCTTCTGATACAGATGCGGTAAACAAACCGGTTGTTGAAGCTTACCTTGTTGCGGGGCAACCACTGTCGCTAAAAGTCTATCAGCAAAAAGACCTTACCGATACAGCTACTTACGGATCCGCCATTACCGGGTTGACAATCAATGTAAGCAACGGTATACAGACGGTAAAACTTACCGAAGGAACAAACGGTACTTACACATATGCTGATGCCTCATTCATAACTGCAGGTAAAACCTATTCCATGCAGTTTACCTACAACAACAGCAATGTGAGTGCGTCAACAGTGATGCCCGGCAAACCAATTGGGTTTAAACTGACCGACACCGTGTTCCATGAGCCTAATACGCTTGACCAGGCTTATAATGATAAGGTGCGTGCTACCATCACCTGGACCAACCCCGATTCGTTACAGCATATGTTGCTTTTCAAAAACACCGACAGTAATCCTTTTGAGATCATAGCGGTAAGGAACAACAGGAACCCAAGCTTCGAAATCAATACCGAACGGGCCTCGACATACAGCATAACACAAACCACTTTCAAATACTACGGGGCTTATAAAGTAATATTGCTGAGGGTAAACGATGAATACATTAATATATTAACCAGCAATACCCGTGGCAGCTCGCAAAACCTGGTAAATACCCCAACCAATGTTGTTAACGGGCTTGGCATTTTTACCGCTATGCAGGCAGATACATTGAATTTGAAGGTAACAACGGAGTAA